In Eulemur rufifrons isolate Redbay chromosome 2, OSU_ERuf_1, whole genome shotgun sequence, the sequence gtatctgggggatgggcacgcttgtagctctgacttggtggcgcaaagacaatttatgtgaccagagcatttgtacctctgtaatatgctgaaataaaaaaaagaaagagacaggaaTGACAAACTCAAAAGTGAAAATCCGTGGTATTAGATATTTATCtacaataaaattatacaaatgatCTTATACTTTTCAAATGCGGTTGGTCATTTAGGGTTAATACAGTGTGGGATGAATAGGAATCTCCAAATCCTTTTGAACTGTAGtttgaaaataatgcaaaaatcaGTTGGATATCATAGAGCAGTAATCTTTATATAAGAATACATTAAATTCTACAATGCAGCTAAGATCAAAGAAGttgaaatatcagaaaataacTAGAAGGAGCAAATTGTACTTGCACAATCTGACTCATGAATCACCATTTCAGGCTCTAGAGCTTAGAGTACTGAAATCACACACACTTCTtgcaaaatggtatttttttactGCTTCCCTCTGAAGAACTGCTTCAGAGCCCTCTTTATGTCTTtattcctcaggctgtagatgaaggggttcagcatgggagTGACCACCGTGTACATCACCGAGGCTGTTGCGCTGGAGTGTGAGTTGTGTGTAGCAGCAGAGCTGAGGTACACCCCGAGGCTTGTGCAGTAAAATAAGGAGACAACCGCGAGGTGAGATGCACAGGTGGAAAATGCTTTATACTTCCCCTGAGCTGAGGAGATTGCACGTATGGAGGAAACTATCTTAGAGTAAGAGTAAAGGATCCCAGCCAGGGAACCACCACCCAGCAGTAGAGCTGAGAAATACATCACCATGTCAATAAGAAAGGTGTCAGAACAGGCAAGGTGGATTATCTCattaagttcacagaaaaagtggGGGATTTCCAAGTCCAGACAGAAGCACACCCACAGCACCACTAAGCTTTCTAACAAGGAACTCAGGGCACTCATGATCCAAGACACCAGCACCAGCAGCCCACAGAGCCTGGGGTTCATGGTGACCGCGTAGTGCAGtgggtggcagatggccacaAACCGGTCATAAGCCATCACGGTCAGGAGGAAGCTGTCCAGCCCTACAAAGAGTACAAAGAAGTACATCTGGGTGATGCAGCCTGCGTAGGATATGACTTTGCTGTGGGTCTGCACATTCACCAGCATCTTTGGGACAGTGGTCGAGACCAAGCAGATGTCAGAAAAGGAcaggttggagaggaagaagtacatggggctgTGCAGGTGGGAGTCTGAGACTGTGGCCAGGATGATGAGCAGGTTCCCAAGCACAGTGATCAGGTACATGGACAGGAACAGCCCAAAGAGGAGGGGTTGCAGTTCTGTGTCCTCTGAAAATCCCAGCAGAAGAAATTCTGAAATGCGTGTATCATTTTCTGGCTCCATCTGGTTGATGGGAAAACTAAAAGTGAGAAGGAGAGCATGACACAAGCTTGCATTACAAACCTGTCAGAAGTGCTATcacttatattttaaagtcaaaagttaatttctgtttttaaatttttattatctttgacAAGTAAAATTGTAAGTATCTTGCACAACATGATGTTCTGAGGTACATATAAATTATGCAATGGCTAAATCTAGCTATTAATTATTGTCATCTCCATTGCCTCATGAAGTCCTCATTTTTGAGGTGAAAATACTTAACATTCACTCCTTTAGAATgttttaagaatacaatatatcatcaactgtagtcaccatgatgCTGTCCAATAGATCTCTTGGACTTACTCCTCCTATGTAACTGTGATTTTCTATCTactgaccaacatctccccacccctcaccccagccctcccagcctctggtaacatCCATTCTACAAGaacttaatttctatattttgtgtGAGGACCTGGTCCCTGTTAGGGGATCACCTGGAATCTCTCATTAAGAATTTCTGCCCCACTCACAGCCTTTCCCTGAGGCTATATATTCTAAAggagttttttttcttgtttttttgtttgtttagtgtgagacagggtctcgttctctcactactggagtgcagtggcatcatcgtagctcactgcagcctcgaactcctgggctcaagtgatcctcctgcctcctcctcccaaagtgctagaattacaggtgtgagccgcctcACCTGGCCTgtattccaaaattttaatgagaaaatcttTCACACATTTGAGgaatataaagtaaattttgacatgttccaggcactttctagacaatgaatgaatgatgctaTGAAACAGAAGTCCCTGCAATCGAACGACCAGAgacaaaatacaagcaaataataaaattcaccaCATGCTGTGTTAGATGGTGATGAAtcctatgaagaaaaagaaagaggtaaaaagGAAAGCAtgggagtttttttcttttcttttcttttcttttttactggaCATTCAGGAAAGAGCAGCAGACAAGGTGAGAATTCAATCGACACCAAGAGGCAGACAGGAGGGAATCACAGTGCTCTCTGCAGAAGTGTGTGCAAGGCAGTAGAAATGATCATGAAAGACCCTGAGGAAACTGTTCCTCAGGTGTTCAAAGCCTGCAAGGAAGCCAGTGAGGCAGGGGAATGAGCAAGAGCAGAGTGATGAGAGATGTTGTCTGGGGATGTCGAGGAATGAGGTGGCCTCCTGGCTGCTGAAACTTGAAGACACAAGGAGTCCCTCTGTCCAGACGTTGTTGCATTTGTACTTTATTCATTTGGTTACAAAGGTGTCCCAGGAATTGCAATGCATCCCCTCTTTGTTTCCCACTGTGGCCTTGAATCTTAGCCTTTATAGTATGAGTACCTTTGGAGCACAGAGCCCAGGTGCCCTTTCCCTGAAAGACGGCCTCACCCtaagcatgcacacacaaacacacacacacaaacacccctAATGCATCCACACATGCAGCACACTGTGGCCTCCCAGAGACATGTTACTCCCATGCTCTTCTAACTCCTGCTCACACCAGTAGAAAAGAATGGAATACAGGCAAGTTGTCAATGTCAAATTGTCTTTTCCCAAGAGAATAATGAAATGGTGCCCAGAAATTCCAGTTTGGAAATCTCCCATATACATTTAACCTTGAGGCTTGATTTGGTATGGCCATTTTCTGCCTTGTGTTTAAAGTCTGGGGAATGGacgcgcttgaagctctgacttggaggggtggggggcatgggaaagatatgtaacctaaacttctgtacccccataatatgctgaaataaaaataaataaataaaaacaaaatattttaaaaatctgcccagctacaaagagagagagaaattaattgGACCTCAAGGGGAGGCGAACCCAATAAACTCAGGTAGCCTCTAAGGGACAGTGAGGAAAAAATAACTTCCTTAGTTTGCAAGACATTCCAACTCCTGGCATATCCCCTAATGtacagcaaaaatattaaaagacaaaggtatgtttgctctcgtgattatttctttggctgtgtagaagctttgtaatttgatcaggttccattcatttatttttcttcttgctgtgattgcctttggggtcttcttcataaattctttgcctaagccaatgtttAGAAGACTATTTCCAAcgttgtcttctagaattcttttttttttaatttcagctcattatgggggtacaaaagttcaggttatatatattgcccatgcctccccatccccccgagccTGAGCTTCAGAATTCTTATAGTTGCATgccctaggtttaagtctgttatccaccgtgagttgatttttgtgagaggtgaaagatgtgaaaacaacccaagtgcccatcaatacatgagtggattaataaaatgtggtgtgtgtgtgtgtgtgtgtgtgtgtgtatatataccatggagttctattcagctacaagaaacaatggtgatatagcacctcttgtattatcctggatagagctggaacccattctactaagtgaagtatcccaagactggaagaataagcaccacatgtactcaccatgaaattggatttaactgatcaacacctaagtgcacatataggaataccattcatctggtgtcaggcagatgggggggaggggatggatatatacgtGATCCAAATCAGTGGGAACTTCACCAGCTTTGATTACTGTAGCATTTTCACAAATGTACGTGCATAAGTGTGCTTTTTATAGAGCAAAATTAAAGCaaagagaagtgaaataaaaagaatgccaGGGGAATAAAGCCACATTATTTCAAAACTACCATCTCAAACAAAACTGGACGGAACAGAAATTAATTGACACAGGATATATAATgacaataatttaataatatcaaaatagaaaaattatttaactagCAACCATgtaatactactcaactacacaaaacaatggtgatctatcACCTCTTGTATTCTTCTGGATAGAGCgggagcccatccttcgaagagaggtatcacaaggatggaaaaacatgcaccacatgtactcgccatcaaactggtaattgatcaacactaaggtgctcgtGTGCTAGTAACACtaactgggtgccagtcaggtacggggggtgggggatgggtaaacccacagctaatggagatgggCACACCGTGTGGTGGAAGGACATGCATATGGCCTGTCTTGAGTAAGGCAAATGCctttcatgtaacaaaaatatttgtacctccataatatcctgaattaaaaaagaaaacaaaaaaaccctaggCATAGAATTAAACAACATATAATGCACCTAGAATgttctggcacatagcagatactcattatttattgaatgaatcagGAAATAGGTCTcactatatatgcatatttaatatATGACAAGGCCATATTTCAAATTGGTTGGAAAAGACTGGATTATGGAATAAATGCTGGCATAAATGTCTACGGACCTGGAAGGCATAGAAATTTGTCCTGGTCTCACATCTTACAAAGAACTATCTTGTTTAAAGATATTAGTGTAAAAGTAAATAATACTTGTTAGATGAATATGCAGAAAACCAcataaaaaaatctacatataggCAAATCATCTTATCTAAAGCAAGAAACAAGGGAAGGtaggcatatatatatagataataaaatttaaaactttttatgacCAGAAATATACTGCTAAGTGGCAATGAAGAAACAATAATCTGTAAAAATCATCTGAAATGGTGATGACTGTAGAACACTGGGTAGACAACAATAAGCAAATCAAAAGCGTGATCTTGTACATGCATTTTTGCTCAAGCCCAGTAATAGTTTAAAACAACAAGAAATCTCTTTCAAACCCTTCAGCCTGGGAAATAACTTAGCTGCCACATTGAATGGGGACAGAACTTTTAAATAGGTGGCAAAGTAGTACACTCTAATTTTCCTGGCAGAAATGTGAAGTATTACAAGATCCTGGGAAAACAATCTGAATACagttatacatattaaaaatatggatattCATTAACTTGAGGTTCTCAATCCCAGCACTACTGAAATTCTTGCTCAGGTCATTTATTTTGGGGGAGTTTGTCCTGGGCATTGCATTAGTTTCCAAGCTTCTCTGTTCTCTGCTGACCCTTCTCCAGGTTAAAAGCCAAACGTGGCATTGTTCAATGTCACCTGGGTGACAAAATCCCCACCTCCACCTTGAGAAAAAACCACATATCACTTTAGTCAGATGATAAAGAATGATTTCCAAATGATGGCCAAAGGTGAGGCAACCTCTAGAAATAGACCTAATACAAAGCCAAAAGGCacaattagaaataagaaaggcATGGAAACAAACTCAAAATGTATGTATAAATGACAATTTATTTAGCCAAACCACACAGAACTTTCTATATTTACAATGCAATTAGTCAATGCACTATGACTGTGCTACACGAGATGTATATTGTTAATGCATTCTTCTCAAATACATTGACACTTACATAAATCAACTAAACAACAAAATGCCAAAATTGGtgaaaaaatccaaatgtttaaagaatgcatgaaaaaaggaataaaaacactcaaaagccACCATACGAAAGCACAGAATGTGCACAGTTTTCAACACAGTGATACATGTCTAACACACACAAAACTAAATTGAGCCTCCCAGGTAAGGAAATAATTGCAATGTAAAAGTCATTATTATACCACCTTTCACCtgttaaataaatttcatttttcatttgaatagCCAGCATGGGGGAAGATACTGCAAAACGTTTGTATCATGAACTGCTATTGTCAAGTAGTATTTGGAGGAAATGCATTGGTCTGGATCTTTCTCATCAATATGAACCATGCCTAAATATGCCCCATcttaagaataaaaaccaaatgcCTGTACTTCAGTTTATATCCCTCCACGGTGAAGACCCCATTTCTCTTCTGCACTTAGTTGCTAAGACATGGTTGTATGTTCTGCTTCCTCTGGAACCATCTTAAATCCTCCAGTTTCTTTTCTAATTGGGCTTCCATTATCATCACTTAATTGTCACCTATCATCCTCCATTGCTGCATTCAATATTCACTTCTCTTTTTAGCATCATAAGTAAATACatgaatcaattaattaatctagcaagcaagcaaacaaccACAGCAAGCTCTCCACTCTGGCTAAGCTAGATTTTCTCCCAGGTGACCTCAACGATATATTCATGGCTTCCATTCTTCATGACCTTTCCTACAACATCTACTCGACTATTGGACTCACCTTGATGGGTTTTCTGAAAGGAAGATCTCCATGTGCATGTCAGAATTCCTTCCTGAATGGTTGACCATGGGTTTCGAAACTCAGTCCAAAGACAAGGCAGAAGGGAAAGGGGATACATCAGAACTTGAGGCAGATGTAGGACTCCAAAAGAAACAACCATGTCTCATCCAGCCCAGGGCTGTGTATGATAGGGCCAACAGCAGGGGAGATATTTCCAGCTTTGTATTTCTGCTCATTAGGCACATTTCCCTCTTGCGATTCCAACCCTGTGCACATCATTTCCCTCAGGGACATTGCTCTGCACAGAAAGAACTGTTTTTCTGTTGCATACTCTGTCCCCAAGACACTGGATTGCATATGAGGTAGATCCGGTCTTCATTGCTGCTTCTCCACGGACTTGTTTGCCTTCCAGAGAACTAACCTGTTAAGACTTGAACCCAAATCTGAGTGAAAATGTTCTCCAAAATATAAACTGAGGAAGCTGTCCTGAATAGGTCACTTTGATCTCCAAAGCATTGACAGGTGATTGGAACACAGACTTTGATATCTCCAAAAAATTGCTGTTCCCCTCTTTGCCAAGGGATAAACTGTGTTCTCTTGATTGAAAACCATTGATAACTGCATCGCTTGCTTTCGTGAAGCTTTTGccaaaacaattagaaatttcATATTTACAAAACAGGGTTAAGAGCTGTTAGTTTAtccttcatttgtaaaagagTTTAGACATCTTAAGAGATATGTCGAGATGTTTTTATGCAAGTTATCCTGAGTTTAGCACCCTATAAGGATGATCTCATTGAACTTTTTTTATAttgtgtaacattttattttattttttatatttatttttatttcatcttattatgggggatacagaatttcaggttacatacgttgcccatgtaccgcctgttccCACAAGTCAAatctccaggcgtgtccgttccccagacagtgcgcattgcacccatcatgtaggtatatatccatcccctccccaccccaccccccgagtcagcaccttcaagcgtgaccattccccaaacggtgcacaatgcactcattatgtaggcatacacccatcccctcgccccaccccccacctcagtctgatatccgattggtgtcgttcccagatgtgtatttaggtgatgatcagggaaaccaattttctggtgagtacatgtgatacttgtttttccattcttgggatacttcacttaatagaatgggttccaactctctccaggagaaccatagagatgttgtctcttcattatttcttatagctgagtaatattccatggtatacatataccacagcttactaatccaatcatgtaatgatgggcatttgggttgttccacatctttgcaattgtgaattgtgctgctataaacattcgggtacaggtgtctttgttatagaatgaccttttttcctttgggtatatgcccaataatgggattgctggatcaaatggcaggtctacttgaatctgtttaagatacctccataatgctttccacaggggttgcactagtttgcagtcccaccagcagtgtatgagtgttcctgtctctccacatccacaccaacatgtgttgttttgggtttttttgataaaggccattctcactggagttaagtgatatcacattgtggttttgatttgcatttccctgatgattagggatgttgagcattttttcatatgtttgttagccattcttatatcttcttttgagaaatttttagtcatgtcatttgcccactttttgagagggttgtttgattttttcttacggattttcctgagttctaaatacatTCTTGTTATCAGAcgtttatctgatgtgtagtatgcaaaaatttgttcctattctgtaggtggtctgtttattcttgtgactgtttctttggctgtgcagaagctttttaatttaatcatgtcccattcatgtatttttgttgttgctgtgattgccttaggggtcttcttcataaattctttgcctacgccaatgtctgtaagagtctttcctacattttcttctagaattctaatcgtttcacacgtaaggtttcagtctgttatccaccgtgatttgatttttgtgagaggtgaaagctgtgggtcctgtttcagtcttctacttgtggctaaccaattttcccagcaccatttattgaatagggattcttgtccccacaGTATgctcttgcctgctttgtcaaaaattaggtgactatatgaggatggttctatatttggattttctgttgtgttccactggtctgtgtccctgcacttgtgccagtaccaggctgttttaagaaccacggccttgtagtacagtttgaagtctgacaaattaatacctcccattttgtttttattgcttaaaattgcttttgctatacgggatcttctgattccatacaaagtgtataattattttctctacatctgtgaaaaatgatgttggtagtttaatagggattgcattgactctgtagatcactttgggaagtatagacattttaacaatgttgattcttccgatccacgagcatggtatagttttccacctatttgcaagttctgctatttcttttctcagtgtttcatagttttccttacagAGGTCCTTTatctctttagttaggtatattcctagatattttattttctttgttgctattttgaagggtattgagtctttaatttggttttccaattgactttcactggcatatataaatgcctctgatttgtgtatattgattttgtagcctgagactttgctatatttgttaatcaattccaggagtctcatggttgaatccttggggttttccagatataacatcatatcatcagcaaaaagtgagagtttgatctcttctttccctatttggattcccttgattctctctcttgcctgattgctcttgcaaggacttccaatactatgttgaaaagtaatggggacagtgggcagccctgtctggttccagttcgaagtgggaatgctttcaatttttccccattcagaatgatgttgactgtgggtttgtcatatatgccttgtatcatttttaggtacgttccatctattcctattttgttaagcattcttatcatgaaagggtgttgaattttgtcaaatgctttttctgcatctattgagaggatcatatggttcttgtttttgcttctatttatgtggtgaattacatttatagatttacctatgttgaaccacccctgcatctctgggatgaagcccacttggtcgtggtggattatttttttgataagcacttggattcgatttgctagcattttattgagaatttttacgtctatattcatgagagaaattggtctgtagttctctatttttgttgcatcctttcctggttttggtatcaatgttatattggcttggtagaacgtgttggggagaattccatccttctcaatattggagaatagtttatgtaggatgggcaccagttcttctttgtatggatggtaaaattcaggtgtgaacccatctggaccagggcttttctttttgggaaggttttttattgctgttttgaattcagttcttgatattggtctgttcaggtactctatttcttcctggttgatcctgggaagactatgtatttctaaaaatttgtccatttcctccgcattctccagtttgtgtgcataaagatttttgtagaattcatagataatatcttgtatctctgtggcatcggttgtgatttctcctttcatgttcctaatggaggttattagagattttagttttgtgctcttggttagtctagccaggggtgtgtctattttgtttataatttcaaagaaccaactttttgttttattaatttcccttatagtttctttgttgtccttttcatttaattctgatttaatcttagtaatttcttgccttctgctgggtttggggtcactctgttcttctttctccagctctttgagtctattcataaGGTtctctatttgcaagttttctgtctttttaatataggcatttatggatatgaattttcctctcaggactgctttagctgtgtcccatagattttgataagttgtatctccattgtcatttaattcaaagaaacttttgacttccatcttaatttcttcctttatggaataattgttcaggagaaagttgtttagcttccatgactttgagtaagagtgagggtttctgtttgggttcactgttacttttattctgcatggtataatttctatttttttaaattttttaagacatgctttatatcctaggatatggtcaatcttagagaatgtcccgtgagctgatgagaagaatgtatattctgtggactttgggtggaatgtcctgtagatgtcagtcatgcccatttgttctagcattctatttaagtccattatgtctttgtttattttctgtttagaggatctgtcctgtactgtcagtagggtgttaaaatctccagctattacagtattgttatctatcatttggttcagatcaagtagggtttgctttatgaatctgggtgcacctaggttgggtgcatatatattaagtatagtcatgtcttcttgttgaattgtgcctttaaacATATAGTAAccacatttgtcttttattacttttgttggtttgaaagctaagttactggaaattaagattgccacaccagctttcttttggctaccgttcgctttaaatattgatttccatccttttattttcagtctaaatgcatctttgcaggttaggtgagtttcctgaagacagcagatacttggtttgtgtttttttatccattgggccagtctatgtctcttgagcagggaattcaagccattcacattttttgagaaaactgaaaagtgggacagttttctgttccgcttgttgggtagaacttcattgctatgttttctctcttgggccattgtggtatctgggatttgatctttagctcttgagtagtttttcCAGTAATGTCTCCTGCCCACCGTGTTATGTATATCCCgcgctcttggcgtgggttcagagaATAGCGGAGGAagccgcccagggagccactCGGCACCCCATGACTCCGCAGCGGTTTctctgtggatttcaagatggcgcccacgCACCCACAGAACTCTGGGACTGGAGGGGATTAACGTTCCAGGTTCGACAACCACCAGAGCCAGCGGCCTGGCGGGCATAGATGCCCTCTGGGGCTGTCTGGCTAGTGAACTGccaaaaaaaagcagaaaaatacacaaaaatgaaatctataGTTCGGCGACCCTATTTTTTTTACGCCTTAGTGTAGCTCTGCCCCTCCTTACCGAGCGCGGCCCtggctgagattcccccagggtccaagctgttttcccggtAATGCCTCTTGCCCACCGTGTTTATGTATATCCCgcgctcttggcgtgggttcagagaatagcagagggagccgcccagggagctgTTTTGCCCCTTATGGCTCCACAGCGGTTTcgctgtggatttcaagatggcgcccagGCGCCCGCAGAAAGCCGGGACTGGAGGAGATTAACGTTCCAGTTTGGCAAACACcggagccgggggcctggcgggCAAAGGCCCTCACTGGGGGCCACTGGCTGGAGAACCACcgaaaaaagaagcaaggagatACAAAGAAATCCGTTGTTCAGGGACCCTTTGAAGTTTTCCGCCTGGCGCAGTTCCTTCCCTCCTCGCTAAGCACAGTCTCAGCTGAGttcccccagggtctaagctgttttcctGAAAAAGCATCCTGTCTGCAAAGCCCCAcatctccctcggtgattctgcactggcttgaggcaggtctctaaataagtgggtgtggaggtcagtggggagaacaagccgctttcctaggaggctgcccccaccccacccgatGATGTGGCGGGTGTAGCCGACCCGCACTCCACTGTCTATTGtccgtcccgcactctccag encodes:
- the LOC138399400 gene encoding olfactory receptor 7A17-like, which encodes MEPENDTRISEFLLLGFSEDTELQPLLFGLFLSMYLITVLGNLLIILATVSDSHLHSPMYFFLSNLSFSDICLVSTTVPKMLVNVQTHSKVISYAGCITQMYFFVLFVGLDSFLLTVMAYDRFVAICHPLHYAVTMNPRLCGLLVLVSWIMSALSSLLESLVVLWVCFCLDLEIPHFFCELNEIIHLACSDTFLIDMVMYFSALLLGGGSLAGILYSYSKIVSSIRAISSAQGKYKAFSTCASHLAVVSLFYCTSLGVYLSSAATHNSHSSATASVMYTVVTPMLNPFIYSLRNKDIKRALKQFFRGKQ